From the genome of Pungitius pungitius chromosome 21, fPunPun2.1, whole genome shotgun sequence, one region includes:
- the chad gene encoding chondroadherin has product MRCVSRLLLGTFLLALGPAAHGAPGQCPDLCHCHGDLQHVICDGVGLKKIPRVSEVTRLLNLQRNNLGAIPTGAFGDSKGLVSLHMQHCQLREVGSQAFKGLKKLVYLYLSNNKISSIRPGAFEDLTELTYLYLDGNQIGDLARGLFSPMINLFILQLNDNRLRELRPGTFAGAKDLRWLHMSGNELAALQPGSLDDVENLAILHLDGNRLPSYPLAAMSKLRVVEELALGKNPMRTIPDIAFQSFGRYMEKLQLDNMGLEKFSDGAFTGVTAIKSLNLDNNKLRSLPKSLNLGTVTNLTLSNNPWSCTCQLAPLRRWMDSSRTRPDALCASPPQQKGKQVRDSAALAGCRVKPKKPRKGLRH; this is encoded by the exons ATGCGTTGCGTGAGCCGCTTGCTGCTGGGGACCTTCCTCCTGGCGCTGGGCCCCGCCGCGCACGGCGCGCCGGGCCAGTGCCCCGACCTGTGCCACTGCCACGGCGACCTCCAGCACGTCATCTGCGACGGCGTCGGGCTGAAGAAGATCCCCCGGGTGTCCGAGGTCACGCGCCTGCTGAACCTGCAGAGGAACAACCTGGGCGCCATTCCCACGGGGGCATTCGGCGACAGCAAGGGCCTCGTCTCGCTGCACATGCAGCACTGTCAGCTGCGGGAGGTCGGGTCCCAGGCCTTCAAGGGGCTGAAGAAGCTCGTCTACCTCTACCTATCCAACAACAAGATCAGCAGCATCAGGCCCGGCGCCTTCGAGGACCTAACGGAGCTCACCTACCTCTACCTGGACGGGAACCAGATCGGCGACCTGGCCAGGGGCCTCTTCTCCCCCATGATCAACCTCTTCATCCTGCAGCTCAACGACAACAGGCTGCGGGAGCTGCGGCCGGGGACCTTCGCCGGCGCCAAGGACCTGCGCTGGCTGCACATGAGCGGGAACGAGCTGGCCGCCCTGCAGCCGGGCTCCCTGGACGACGTGGAGAACCTGGCCATACTCCACCTGGACGGGAACCGGCTGCCCAGCTACCCGCTGGCGGCCATGAGCAAGCTGCGGGTGGTGGAGGAGCTCGCGCTGGGGAAGAACCCCATGAGGACCATCCCCGACATCGCCTTCCAGAGCTTTGGGCGCTACATGGAGAAACTACAGCTGGACAACATGGGCCTGGAGAAG ttcTCAGACGGTGCGTTCACAGGCGTGACGGCCATCAAGTCCCTGAACCTGGACAACAACAAGCTGAGGTCGCTCCCCAAAAGCCTCAACTTGGGCACCGTCACCAACCTCACGCTCTCCAACAACCCGTGGAGCTGCACGTGCCAGCTGGCTCCGCTGCGCAG GTGGATGGACTCTAGTCGCACCCGACCGGACGCGCTGTGCGCATCTCCGCCTCAGCAGAAAGGAAAGCAAGTAAGAGACAGCGCCGCCTTGGCTGGATGCAGAGTCAAGCCCAAGAAGCCCAGAAAGGGCCTGCGTCACTGA
- the tap2t gene encoding antigen peptide transporter 2, with product MRPVRSTRKMGRALLIVMLDAALCAGLWAGLVQLKCSGCGGLAGLWAFGAAKWALLHVFTSALSDGKPEAALRRLVATLCLLSPAFESGRALVRPRAGPPPDLGTLLLGPACAALLACAVWEKLLCGGSGRPEDDVGRDARRLLVRMLRYFKPDTLYLIAAFCALIFGVICDAFIPLYQGKVIDMLRGQIVQTSLGYAIGQLALVSLGSALFSGLRGGIFMCTLARLNKRLKRLLFHSLMQQEVQFFEENDPGRLSSRLHSDVDRMGRTVALNANALVRSSVKSCLMLAVMLGLSWELTVLTCIEMPLLAVLQNKYIAVSRDLKEQIQDCQARNKELALQTIGGIRTVRSFRAERVEMRRYNEALDQLCAVKTRSEIYSIIFTLIRRLGSLGIKVLMLVQARALISSGRLSLGSLVSFFLYRNPMSNNLKEIMYCYSETMSTVGVISKVFSYLDRAPKWKNDGQLAPEELEGRIVFQNVTFAYPNAPEDKPALKSVSLELRPGEMTALVGPSGSGKTTCVSLLKRLYEPQEGRILLDGEPLHRYGHKYLHQKMSLVSQNPVLFSGSLKYNMEYGLKDCGVEKVKEAAKKANADKFICEMENGYDTDVGECGGALSEGRRQCVAIIRALVREPRVILLDEATSRVDVEVQHTVSEVLQEVLARGGTVLVVAHQLKTVETADHIVFMEKGAVVEEGTHQELMAKRGRYHRLKEELFSTQ from the exons ATGCGACCTGTCAGGTCCACGAGGAAAATGGGACGTGCGTTGCTCATCGTTATGTTGGACGCGGCGCTGTGTGCGGGTCTGTGGGCCGGCCTGGTGCAGCTCAAGTGCTCCGGTTGCGGTGGGCTGGCAGGACTGTGGGCCTTCGGCGCCGCGAAGTGGGCCCTTCTCCACGTGTTCACCTCCGCGCTGAGCGACGGGAAGCCGGAAGCGGCGCTCCGCAGGCTGGTGGCGACGctctgcctcctctcccccGCGTTCGAGAGCGGCCGCGCCCTCGTGAGGCCCCGCGCGGGGCCCCCTCCCGACCTCGGCACCCTGCTGCTGGGCCCCGCGTGCGCAGCGCTGCTGGCCTGCGCGGTCTGGGAAAAGCTCCTCTGTGGCGGTTCCGGACGTCCGGAGGATGACGTCGGACGGGACGCCAGGCGGCTGCTTGTGAGGATGCTGAGATACTTCAAACCAGACACCTTATACCTGATCGCAGCTTTCTGTGCCCTCATCTTTGGTGTCATCT GTGATGCATTTATCCCACTTTATCAGGGGAAGGTCATCGATATGCTCAGAGGTCAAATAGTTCAAACCAGCTTGGGTTATGCAATTGGACAGCTGGCCCTGGTCTCTCTAGGAAG CGCTCTGTTCTCTGGCTTAAGAGGAGGAATATTCATGTGCACGCTGGCCAGACTGAACAAGAGACTGAAGCGTCTGCTGTTTCACTCCCTCATGCAGCAGGAGGTGCAGTTCTTTGAGGAGAACGACCCCG GACGCCTCTCCTCCCGCCTGCACTCGGACGTGGACAGGATGGGCCGCACGGTGGCGCTCAACGCCAACGCGCTGGTCCGCAGCTCGGTGAAGAGCTGCCTCATGCTCGCAGTGATGCTGGGCCTGTCCTGGGAGCTCACTGTGCTCACATGCATCGAGATGCCTCTCCTGGCCGTCCTGCAGAACAAGTACATCGCCGTGTCTCGG GATCTGAAAGAGCAGATCCAGGACTGCCAGGCTCGGAACAAAGAACTGGCTCTGCAGACGATCGGAGGGATCCGGACGGTCCGCAGCTTCAGGGCAGAGAGAGTGGAGATGAGGAGGTACAACGAGGCTCTGGACCAGCTGTGCGCCGTGAAGACTCGTTCAGAAATCTACAGCATTATCTTCACCTTAATACGGAGG CTGGGGAGTCTGGGGATAAAGGTACTGATGCTGGTTCAGGCCCGCGCCCTCATCTCGTCGGGTCGCCTCAGCCTCGGTAGTCTCGTGTCCTTCTTCTTGTACCGGAACCCTATGTCAAACAATTTAAAG GAGATCATGTACTGCTACAGTGAGACCATGTCGACAGTTGGAGTCATCTCCAAAGTGTTCAGTTACCTTGACAGAGCGCCAAAGTGGAAGAACGATGGACAGTTGGCtccagaggagctggaggggcGGATcgttttccaaaatgtcaccTTCGCTTATCCCAACGCCCCCGAAGACAAACCAGCTCTGAAG TCGGTGTCCCTGGAGCTTCGGCCGGGGGAGATGACGGCGCTGGTCGGCCCCTCCGGCAGCGGAAAGACCACCTGCGTCAGCCTGCTGAAAAGGCTCTACGAACCCCAGGAGGGGCGCATCCTGCTGGACGGGGAGCCGCTGCACCGCTACGGGCACAAATACCTCCATCAGAAA ATGTCCCTGGTATCCCAGAATCCTGTGCTGTTCTCCGGTTCCCTGAAATACAACATGGAGTACGGCTTGAAGGACTGCGGCGTGGAGAAAGTGAAAGAGGCTGCAAAGAAAGCCAATGCAGACAAGTTCATCTGTGAAATGGAGAATGGATACGACACAG ACGTCGGGGAGTGTGGCGGCGCTCTCTCAGAAGGGCGGAGGCAGTGCGTCGCCATCATCAGAGCTCTGGTTCGGGAGCCGCGGGTCATCCTGCTGGATGAGGCCACGAGCAGAGTGGATGTGGAGGTGCAGCACACTGTGAGTGAG GTGCTGCAGGAGGTCCTGGCTCGCGGTGGAACCGTCCTGGTGGTGGCCCATCAGCTGAAGACCGTGGAGACGGCGGATCACATCGTCTTCATGGAGAAGGGAGCCGTCGTGGAGGAGGGGACGCACCAGGAGCTCATGGCCAAGAGGGGGCGCTACCACCGCTTGAAGGAGGAACTGTTCTCCACTCAGTGA
- the slc16a5a gene encoding monocarboxylate transporter 6, protein MTRANGAGGASGGVPGAEEWEPEGGPRRGPAGAAPDGGWGWVVLAATIVVLALTLAFPSCMGIFYTDLQNEFNASNSETSWVPSIMTSVLHAGGPICSVLVERLGCRATVMLGGVLSGLGMAASSFTQSIEQLYVTTGVITGLGFCFSFQPAVTILGHYFVRRRAFANALSSTGTALGLCTLPILGNYLHGELGWRGSFLVLGAVLLNCCVCGALMRPLGGPGARRPPPPPVEKEEEEEGGRTRRAWGRAAAAALSKHMAFDQLLHNPRYCAYAAGITWMMLGFVVPLIYLVPYATAHGMEQGRAALLLSILGLVNIVVRPPFGVVFGMPWFKGRHIYVFSWALLVNGLSNGICCVGPSFPVLLAYVVVYGLSMSVVGSLMFTVLMDVVEMSRFPSALGLLAIMESVTLLIGPPLAGVLIDWTGQYFYVFFASSAVVASSAVFLMVSFYWLDARDRKSSGQSPPSTPPSVDPAPRCEYSSVPTEGDRDRASSNGAQNVSGV, encoded by the exons ATGACTCGGGCTAATGGAGCCGGAGGGGCGAGCGGCGGCGTCCCGGGGGCCGAGGAGTGGGAGCCCGAGGGCGGGCCGCGGCGAGGCCCGGCGGGTGCGGCCCCCGACGGCGGCTGGGGCTGGGTGGTGCTGGCCGCCACCATCGTGGTCCTGGCCCTGACGCTGGCGTTCCCGTCCTGCATGGGCATCTTCTACACCGACCTGCAGAACGAGTTCAACGCCTCCAACAGCGAGACCTCCTGGGTGCCCTCCATCATGACCTCAGTGCTCCACGCCGGAG GTCCCATTTGCAGCGTGCTGGTGGAGCGACTCGGTTGCCGGGCGACCGTCATGTTGGGCGGCGTCCTCAGCGGCCTGGGAATGGCTGCCAGTTCGTTTACCCAGTCCATCGAGCAGCTCTACGTCACCACCGGGGTCATCACAG GTCTCGGCTTTTGCTTCAGCTTCCAGCCCGCCGTGACCATCCTCGGCCACTACTTTGTGCGCCGCCGCGCCTTCGCCAACGCCTTGTCCTCCACGGGCACGGCGCTGGGACTGTGCACCCTGCCCATCCTGGGCAACTACCTCCACGGCGAGCTGGGCTGGAGGGGGAGCTTCCTCGTGCTGGGCGCCGTGCTGCTGAACTGCTGCGTGTGCGGCGCGCTGATGAGGCCCCTGGGGGGCCCCGGCGCGCGCCGACCGCCCCCGCCTCccgtggagaaggaggaggaggaggagggcgggagGACGCGGCGGGCGTGGGgccgcgcggcggcggcggcgctgagCAAGCACATGGCCTTCGACCAGCTGCTCCACAACCCGCGGTACTGCGCCTACGCCGCGGGCATCACCTGGATGATGCTGGGCTTCGTGGTGCCCCTGATCTACCTGGTGCCCTACGCCACGGCCCACGGCATGGAGCAGGGCCGCGCCGCGCTGCTGCTCTCCATCCTGGGCCTTGTGAACATCGTGGTGCGGCCGCCCTTCGGCGTGGTCTTCGGCATGCCCTGGTTCAAGGGGCGGCACATCTACGTCTTCTCCTGGGCGCTGCTGGTCAACGGGCTCAGCAACGGCATCTGCTGCGTCGGGCCCAGCTTCCCCGTCCTGCTGGCGTACGTGGTGGTCTACGGCCTCTCCATGAGCGTGGTGGGCTCCCTGATGTTCACCGTCCTCATGGACGTGGTGGAGATGAGCCGCTTCCCCTCGGCGCTGGGCCTGCTCGCCATCATGGAGAGCGTCACGCTGCTCATCGGGCCTCCACTGGCAG GAGTCCTGATTGACTGGACGGGTCAGTACTTCTACGTCTTCTTCGCCTCCAGCGCCGTCGTGGCCTCCTCCGCCGTGTTCCTCATGGTGTCCTTCTACTGGTTGGACGCCAGGGACAGGAAGTCGTCGGGGCAGAGTCCACCGTCCACGCCACCCTCGGTGGACCCGGCGCCCCGCTGTGAGTACAGCAGCGTCCCCACGGAGGGGGACAGAGACAGGGCCTCGTCCAACGGGGCGCAGAACGTCAGCGGCGTCTGA
- the kctd2 gene encoding BTB/POZ domain-containing protein KCTD2 — translation MAELHVVEPSGTIEQPEHRDVRGSLRLASPTLMVPPRSSQLSPGGVSSGGGGRSVFGFPAKSNAGSPAEPAEKPGSRWVRLNVGGTYFVTTKQTLCRDPKSFLFRLCQEDPDLDSDKDETGAFLIDRDPTYFGPILNYLRHGKLIMDKNLAEEGVLEEAEFYNIASLVRLVKERIRDNENRTSQGPVKHVYRVLQCQEEELTQMVSTMSDGWKFEQLISIGSSYNYGNEDQAEFLCVVSRELNNSTNGIVIEPTEKAKILQERGSRM, via the exons atggctgaaCTGCATGTTGTGGAGCCGAGCGGGACCATCGAGCAGCCGGAGCACCGCGACGTTCGCGGCTCTCTGCGCCTCGCTTCGCCCACACTCATGGTCCCGCCGCGGAGCAGCCAGCTCAGCCCCGGCGGGGTgtcgagcggcggcggcgggcgctCCGTGTTCGGGTTCCCGGCGAAGAGCAACGCGGGCTCCCCGGCCGAACCGGCGGAAAAGCCCGGTTCGCGCTGGGTTCGGCTGAACGTCGGCGGCACGTACTTCGTCACCACCAAACAGACGCTGTGTCGCGACCCGAAGTCGTTCCTGTTCCGGCTGTGTCAAGAGGATCCCGATCTGGACTCCGACAAG GACGAGACCGGCGCCTTCCTGATCGACCGGGACCCCACGTACTTCGGCCCCATCCTCAACTACCTCCGGCACGGGAAGCTGATCATGGATAAGAACCTGGCCGAGGAAG gggtTCTGGAGGAAGCAGAGTTCTACAACATTGCGTCCCTGGTGCGGCTGGTGAAGGAGAGGATACGGGACAACGAGAACCGGACCTCTCAG GGACCCGTGAAGCACGTGTATCGAGTGCTTCAGTGCCAAGAGGAGGAGCTCACGCAGATGGTCTCGACCATGTCGGACGGCTGGAAGTTTGAGCAG CTCATAAGTATCGGCTCCTCTTATAACTACGGCAACGAGGACCAGGCCGAGTTTCTATGTGTCGTCTCCCGGGAGCTCAACAACTCCACCAACGGCATCGTCATCGAGCCCACCGAGAAGGCaaag ATCCTTCAGGAGCGAGGCTCGAGGATGTGA